The following proteins are encoded in a genomic region of Ostrea edulis chromosome 7, xbOstEdul1.1, whole genome shotgun sequence:
- the LOC130048354 gene encoding N-acyl-phosphatidylethanolamine-hydrolyzing phospholipase D-like: MTSLIKAVFKNGRWENPAEFDTWKIPNKLEFLKLRLTEKDNSSIPSDPKELDKTLPVLPVDFEKLKNPDLSSIQVLWIGHATVFVQMEGVNILCDPIFSERCSPSFKLAGVELVKHLGYKRYRPVPCEVKDLPRVDVVLISHDHYDHLDTESVMAVKQNFPNAKYYVPMGLKEWFIDCGCLTENVEEREWWGEIQHRIPDLKNSYLTFACTPAQHWCTRTAFDQNKRLWCSWAVKGDNHSFYFGGDTGYNKIAFQQIGEKYGPFSLSVLPIGAYEPRWYMHPQHVSPEQSVEIHKEINSKFSLGVHWGTFKQMGCYEYYLEPPELVARHLDYLNLPAKSFRTIKHGEIWSISKQEVCS, translated from the exons ATGACAAGCTTGATAAAAGCTGTGTTTAAGAATGGAAGATGGGAAAATCCTGCAGAATTTGACACCTGGAAAATCCCCAATAAATTAGAATTTCTAAAGCTGAGGTTAACGGAGAAAGATAACAGTAGCATTCCTTCAGATCCCAAG GAGCTAGATAAGACCTTGCCAGTTTTGCCTGTGGattttgagaaactgaaaaaccCTGACCTCAGCAGTATACAGGTGCTCTGGATCGGCCATGCCACTGTGTTCGTACAAATGGAGGGAGTCAACATTCTCTGTGACCCCATATTCAGCGAACGCTGCAGCCCCTCGTTCAAACTTGCAGGAGTGGAGCTGGTCAAGCACTTGGGATACAAGCGTTACCGCCCAGTTCCTTGTGAAGTCAAAGACCTCCCCCGAGTAGATGTGGTTCTGATTAGTCATGATCATTATGATCACCTGGACACAGAGTCTGTAATGGCGGTCAAGCAAAACTTTCCCAATGCAAAGTATTATGTTCCCATGGGTCTGAAGGAATGGTTTATTGACTGCGGTTGTCTGACAGAGAACGTGGAGGAGAGAGAGTGGTGGGGGGAGATTCAGCACCGAATACCGGACTTGAAGAACAGTTATTTAACATTTGCCTGTACTCCAGCACAGCACTGGTGCACCAGGACAGCGTTTGATCAGAACAAG AGACTTTGGTGTAGCTGGGCGGTAAAGGGAGACAATCACTCCTTTTACTTTGGTGGTGATACAGGTTACAACAAAATCGCCTTCCAGCAGATCGGGGAAAAATACGGACCATTCTCACTCAGTGTTCTGCCAATAGGTGCCTACGAGCCCAG GTGGTACATGCACCCCCAGCATGTGAGTCCCGAGCAGTCTGTAGAAATCCACAAAGAAATCAACTCCAAGTTCTCTCTCGGTGTCCACTGGGGGACGTTTAAACAAATGGGCTGTTATGAG TATTATTTGGAGCCTCCAGAATTAGTTGCCAGACACTTGGATTATTTGAATCTGCCAGCAAAGAGCTTCAGGACAATCAAACATGGAGAAATCTGGAGCATTTCTAAACAGGAAGTGTGTTCTTAA